The following proteins come from a genomic window of Acidobacteriaceae bacterium:
- a CDS encoding heavy metal translocating P-type ATPase codes for MTQQTLQIAGMSCAACQHHVERALCSVPGVESATVNLLANSAQITSTHPLQPQPLIEAVRHAGYDASLPSENQTIDASQASAEPRERALGLRVTVSLIAGAVAMILSMPLMMANPSADPLLNFLARLLAPLTPAALMSLPAQPLRWFLCLLSVAVMLFAAPEIYLAAWRAARHRATNMNTLVAIGTLSAFAASLLATIRARTSTADVYFESVILILGFLLAGRWLEARARRQATRSIRGFAQLTAATARLLDIDPAAEHPDFASAPETILPTDALATGDILRILPGDRIPVDGVILLGRSSVDESMLTGEPLPATRSPGDRLISGTLNLDGVLVLRATAVGSASTLAQMQRMLAQAQSSRAPMQRLADRVSAIFVPAILALGALSFTAWAIALNTAGRHDGLAQPSAIAIAVLIIACPCAMGLAVPAAITVAIGRAARTGLLIKGGEAIERIAVIDTLALDKTGTLTEGKPHIAHFATVPNPLLPRKDLLALAAAVERSSTHPVAEAVVTFASSHSQLLPAITDVEILPGIGIRAIAVGREILLGNASLLPTRILDPALASPAELTHATPIYLLIDSQPQAVFFATDQLRPEAAAAIRSLTQLKIETLMLTGDTQLSAEAIAREVGIADVRASLLPSGKLDTIRELQSQHRGPQRTRSLGWKHRRVGMAGDGINDAASLAQSDAGFAMAAGTDLAREAGDVLLLHSDLALIPAAIRLSRRAVRIMRQNLGWALIYNVIGIPIAAGVLYPHLHILLSPVLASIAMALSSVSVLANSLRLRR; via the coding sequence ATGACTCAGCAGACCCTCCAGATCGCCGGGATGAGCTGCGCCGCCTGCCAGCATCACGTCGAGCGCGCCCTGTGCTCCGTCCCCGGTGTCGAGTCCGCCACCGTCAACCTCCTCGCCAACTCCGCCCAGATCACCTCCACCCACCCCCTCCAGCCGCAACCCCTCATCGAAGCCGTACGCCACGCCGGCTACGACGCCTCCCTCCCCTCTGAAAACCAAACAATCGATGCCTCCCAGGCATCCGCAGAGCCACGCGAGCGAGCGCTTGGCCTACGCGTTACCGTGAGCCTCATCGCCGGCGCCGTCGCGATGATCCTCTCGATGCCGTTGATGATGGCGAATCCCAGCGCCGATCCGCTGCTGAACTTCCTCGCGCGCCTGCTCGCGCCCCTTACGCCCGCAGCTCTGATGTCCCTCCCCGCACAACCGCTGCGCTGGTTCCTCTGCCTGCTGTCCGTCGCGGTGATGCTCTTCGCCGCCCCGGAGATATATCTCGCGGCCTGGCGTGCCGCCCGCCATCGCGCGACCAACATGAACACCCTCGTCGCGATCGGCACCCTCAGCGCCTTTGCCGCCTCACTCCTCGCGACAATCCGCGCCCGCACATCCACCGCCGACGTCTACTTCGAGTCCGTCATCCTGATCCTCGGGTTCCTCCTCGCCGGTCGCTGGCTCGAAGCTCGCGCCCGCCGCCAGGCCACTCGCTCCATCCGCGGCTTTGCCCAACTCACCGCTGCAACTGCACGCCTGCTCGACATCGATCCCGCAGCCGAGCACCCCGACTTCGCCTCCGCACCCGAAACGATCCTCCCCACCGACGCCCTCGCGACCGGCGACATCCTCCGCATCCTTCCCGGCGACCGAATCCCCGTCGACGGCGTCATCCTCCTCGGCCGCAGCTCCGTCGACGAATCCATGCTCACCGGCGAACCGCTGCCCGCCACACGCTCCCCCGGCGATCGCCTCATCAGCGGCACACTCAACCTCGACGGCGTTCTCGTCCTCCGCGCCACCGCGGTGGGCAGCGCGTCCACACTCGCGCAGATGCAGCGGATGCTTGCGCAGGCGCAGTCCTCCCGCGCCCCCATGCAGCGCCTCGCCGACCGCGTCAGCGCCATCTTCGTCCCGGCGATCCTCGCGCTCGGCGCGCTCTCGTTCACTGCCTGGGCCATCGCGCTCAACACTGCCGGCCGTCACGACGGCCTCGCACAACCTTCCGCCATAGCCATCGCCGTGCTCATCATTGCCTGCCCTTGCGCGATGGGCCTCGCCGTCCCTGCCGCAATCACCGTCGCCATCGGCCGCGCCGCCCGCACCGGCCTCCTCATTAAAGGCGGCGAAGCCATCGAGCGAATCGCCGTCATCGACACACTCGCGCTCGACAAGACGGGAACCCTCACCGAAGGCAAGCCGCACATCGCGCACTTCGCAACGGTTCCGAATCCGCTGCTGCCGCGCAAAGATCTTCTCGCCCTGGCAGCCGCGGTTGAGCGCTCCTCCACGCACCCGGTCGCCGAAGCCGTCGTCACCTTCGCTTCCTCACACTCACAACTGCTCCCTGCGATCACGGATGTCGAAATCCTCCCCGGCATCGGCATCCGCGCAATTGCCGTCGGCCGCGAGATCCTCCTCGGTAACGCCTCGCTCCTACCCACGCGCATCCTCGATCCCGCGCTTGCCTCACCCGCCGAACTCACCCACGCCACGCCGATCTATCTGCTGATTGACAGCCAGCCACAAGCCGTCTTCTTCGCCACCGACCAGCTCCGCCCCGAAGCCGCAGCCGCCATCAGAAGTCTTACTCAGCTAAAGATCGAAACCCTGATGCTCACCGGCGACACGCAGCTCTCCGCCGAAGCCATCGCCCGCGAAGTCGGCATCGCCGACGTTCGCGCTTCACTCCTCCCCAGCGGCAAGCTCGATACCATCCGGGAGCTCCAATCGCAGCACCGGGGCCCCCAGCGAACTCGTTCGCTGGGGTGGAAGCACCGCCGCGTCGGCATGGCCGGCGACGGCATCAACGACGCCGCCTCCCTCGCTCAATCCGACGCCGGCTTCGCCATGGCCGCCGGCACCGACCTCGCCCGCGAAGCCGGCGACGTGCTCCTTCTCCACTCCGATCTCGCGCTGATCCCCGCCGCGATCCGCCTCAGCCGACGGGCCGTGCGCATCATGCGCCAAAACCTCGGCTGGGCACTCATCTATAACGTCATCGGAATCCCCATTGCCGCCGGCGTCCTCTACCCGCACTTGCACATCCTGCTCAGCCCGGTTCTCGCCAGCATTGCGATGGCGCTCAGCTCTGTCAGCGTTCTCGCCAACTCCCTCCGCCTGCGCCGCTGA
- a CDS encoding heavy-metal-associated domain-containing protein, producing MPTLNLTIENMHCGSCVRRVTQTLNALPNTHAEEVRIGAARVQTESDPEQLQEALRVAGYPAHIQN from the coding sequence ATGCCAACTCTGAATCTGACCATCGAAAACATGCACTGCGGATCCTGCGTCCGCCGCGTGACCCAGACGCTCAACGCGCTGCCCAACACGCACGCCGAAGAGGTCCGCATCGGCGCCGCCCGCGTCCAGACAGAGTCCGACCCAGAGCAGCTCCAGGAGGCCCTCCGCGTCGCAGGCTATCCTGCACACATCCAGAACTGA
- a CDS encoding response regulator transcription factor encodes MPSPLIAIVEDEEHLAQGLLFNLQAEGYRTHHEADGNSALHWLLNTPEPPAAVLLDVMLPGQDGFSILRALRESGRFIPVLMLTARGRTEDIVEGFSAGADDYLPKPFDLTILLARLSSLLRRVHWASTPNATPAQPSAAQPAEPQQPVFTLGDRTIDLDTLEIRGPAETIHLTVMEADLLRYLLERPNKIIARKELLENVWRVHEDTDTRAIDNFLVRLRRYLEPDPAHPSHFLTVRGVGYRFVPEP; translated from the coding sequence ATGCCATCCCCTCTCATCGCCATCGTCGAGGACGAGGAGCACCTCGCTCAGGGACTCCTCTTCAACCTCCAGGCCGAGGGCTACCGCACCCACCACGAGGCTGATGGCAACTCCGCACTGCATTGGCTCCTGAACACTCCCGAGCCGCCTGCCGCCGTCCTTCTCGACGTCATGCTCCCCGGCCAGGACGGCTTCTCCATCCTCCGCGCGCTCCGCGAGTCAGGCCGCTTCATCCCCGTCCTCATGCTCACCGCGCGTGGCCGCACCGAGGACATCGTCGAAGGCTTCTCCGCCGGCGCCGACGATTACCTCCCCAAGCCCTTCGACCTCACCATCCTCCTCGCACGCCTCTCCAGCCTGCTCCGCCGCGTCCACTGGGCGTCGACCCCCAACGCCACACCAGCCCAACCCTCCGCCGCTCAACCCGCCGAACCGCAGCAGCCCGTCTTCACCCTCGGCGACCGCACCATCGACCTCGACACCCTCGAAATCCGCGGCCCTGCCGAAACGATCCACCTCACCGTCATGGAAGCCGATCTCCTCCGCTACCTTCTCGAGCGCCCCAACAAGATCATCGCCCGCAAAGAGCTGCTCGAAAACGTCTGGCGCGTCCACGAAGACACAGATACCCGCGCCATCGACAACTTCCTCGTCCGCCTCCGTCGCTACCTCGAGCCCGACCCCGCCCACCCCAGCCACTTCCTCACGGTCCGCGGCGTCGGCTACCGCTTCGTCCCCGAACCCTGA
- a CDS encoding S41 family peptidase, with protein MTSRTRRALFSAAIFLTACGVTGSIIGGRVAAQSASDESTLRDSMKQFTDVYALVEQNYADKLNTDQVDKSIYDGAIPGMLHVLDPHSNFYDPKAFAQMREDQHGKYYGVGMQIQPQENKIVVLAPFEGTPAYKAGIRPGDVILAVDGKSTENMDSAAVASMLKGPRGTHVSVTMAREGSAKPLVFDLVRDEIPRYSVDIAFMIKPNVGYIHVTQFMETTSHEVQEALDKFGPNCQGLVIDLRENPGGLLNEAVNTADKFLQKGQIVVSQRGRAFPDQVYRAPTGSNLKYPVVVLVNRDTASAAEIVSGALQDHDRALIVGETTFGKGLVQTVFPISENTGLALTTFHYYTPSGRLIQRNYNNVSLYDYYYVRNDALPADKTNREVKLTDAGRPVYGGGGITPDEKIPEIKTTHFQELLLTPPHRAFFDFSTHYLANHTISRDFTVDDAVLSEFQNFLHSQKIDYTEKDFADNLDWTKAMIKAELFTSQFGQAEGLKVRAEWDPQIKQALTFMPEALALEEHKLPSEQKTTETASTAPDTTTAHQ; from the coding sequence ATGACTTCGCGTACCCGCCGCGCCCTCTTTTCCGCAGCCATCTTCCTTACTGCCTGCGGCGTCACCGGCTCCATCATCGGCGGTCGCGTCGCCGCTCAATCCGCCTCCGACGAGTCCACCCTCCGCGACTCCATGAAGCAGTTCACCGACGTCTACGCCCTCGTCGAGCAGAACTACGCGGACAAGCTCAACACCGACCAGGTCGACAAATCCATCTACGACGGCGCCATCCCGGGCATGCTCCACGTGCTCGACCCCCACTCGAACTTCTACGATCCCAAAGCCTTCGCCCAGATGCGCGAAGACCAGCACGGCAAGTACTACGGCGTCGGCATGCAGATCCAGCCGCAGGAAAACAAGATCGTCGTGCTCGCCCCGTTTGAGGGCACCCCCGCCTACAAGGCCGGAATCCGCCCCGGCGACGTCATCCTCGCCGTCGACGGCAAGTCCACGGAGAACATGGACTCCGCCGCCGTCGCCTCCATGCTCAAAGGGCCCCGCGGCACTCACGTCAGCGTCACCATGGCGCGTGAGGGCTCGGCCAAGCCCCTCGTCTTCGACCTGGTTCGCGACGAGATTCCCCGCTACTCCGTCGACATCGCCTTCATGATCAAGCCGAACGTCGGCTATATCCACGTCACCCAGTTCATGGAGACCACCTCCCACGAGGTCCAGGAAGCGCTGGACAAGTTCGGCCCCAATTGCCAGGGTCTGGTCATCGACCTCCGCGAAAACCCCGGCGGCCTGCTCAACGAGGCCGTCAATACCGCCGACAAGTTCCTCCAGAAGGGTCAGATCGTCGTCTCCCAGCGCGGCCGCGCCTTCCCGGATCAGGTCTACCGCGCGCCGACCGGCTCTAACCTCAAGTACCCCGTCGTCGTTCTCGTGAACCGCGACACCGCCTCCGCCGCCGAGATCGTCTCCGGCGCTCTGCAGGATCACGACCGTGCCCTCATCGTCGGCGAAACCACCTTCGGCAAAGGGCTCGTCCAGACCGTCTTCCCGATCTCCGAGAACACCGGTCTCGCCCTGACGACCTTCCATTACTACACGCCGTCCGGCCGCCTCATCCAGCGCAACTACAACAACGTTTCGCTGTATGACTACTACTATGTTCGCAATGACGCGCTGCCCGCCGACAAAACCAATCGCGAAGTCAAACTGACCGACGCCGGCCGTCCGGTCTACGGCGGCGGCGGCATCACCCCCGACGAGAAGATTCCGGAGATCAAGACCACTCACTTCCAGGAGCTGCTTCTCACCCCTCCGCACCGCGCCTTCTTCGACTTCTCGACGCACTATCTGGCCAACCACACCATCTCGCGCGACTTCACCGTCGATGATGCCGTGCTCAGCGAGTTCCAGAACTTCCTGCACTCGCAGAAGATCGACTACACCGAGAAGGACTTCGCCGACAATCTCGACTGGACCAAGGCCATGATCAAAGCCGAGCTCTTCACCTCCCAGTTCGGCCAGGCCGAAGGCCTGAAGGTCCGCGCCGAGTGGGATCCGCAGATCAAGCAGGCCCTCACCTTCATGCCCGAGGCCCTTGCTCTCGAAGAGCACAAGCTTCCCTCCGAGCAGAAGACCACCGAAACCGCCAGCACCGCCCCCGACACCACCACCGCCCACCAATAG
- a CDS encoding peptidylprolyl isomerase: MIRKRNYSQAFSRFQFQRMSRFAGVVLAASLAATPSLLAQVSAQQPNYPVPGGGVTPAPQPQLQLPPLPAATPITPNGTVVEDVVARVNDQIITRSEYARAEQQLMEQARQENVPEADVQAKLHDLLRDMIDQQLLLSKGKELGVTGDAETMRRLDDIRKQNHLDSMEALQKAAEQQGVSFEDFKQQIRNQVISNDVVQQEVGRHLNLTRAEEEKYYKEHGKDFEVPEQVHLSEILIPTPDNATDAQVAAAQQKADAVEAKLKGGANFADTAKADSGGPTAAAGGDLGDFKRGMLGDVLEKATFSLPAGSYTQPIRTRQGFVILKVDSHQQAGIPPLETVERQVEEAIYFQQLQPALRAYLTKAREDAYIDIKPGFVDSGAAKQQTKPEFTAYAPPPPKKKTVKKQRVEQEKAARAQADLAAAREKEAQKQAAKAAVASGGKAPKKQKIHREKIRYGQAPEKALPGGTTQTAEAGNDAQPLGQTAGAAMAPSESVTTLTTGTGADENSTDALAPKPVAERKTRFTDREKETEAARAEQKVSKAEVKASKRPVAATSQQTADEKTRAAPLGLNGNTGKKKKAKVKRVKGEPKERMQEKPKPVDTTPTVAPTVNPALGGTAPAAQDAPANQAPAAGTQAPAPGTATPQ; encoded by the coding sequence ATGATCAGGAAGCGCAATTATTCCCAGGCTTTTAGCCGGTTTCAGTTTCAGCGTATGAGCCGGTTTGCCGGCGTGGTTCTGGCAGCGTCGCTGGCTGCCACCCCGAGTTTGCTGGCGCAGGTAAGCGCTCAGCAGCCGAACTACCCGGTTCCGGGCGGCGGCGTGACGCCTGCTCCGCAGCCCCAGCTTCAGCTTCCTCCACTGCCGGCAGCGACGCCCATCACGCCGAACGGAACGGTCGTGGAGGATGTGGTCGCGCGCGTGAATGATCAGATCATCACGCGGAGCGAATACGCGCGGGCCGAGCAGCAGTTGATGGAGCAGGCGCGGCAGGAGAATGTGCCGGAAGCCGATGTTCAGGCAAAGCTGCATGACCTGCTGCGCGACATGATCGACCAGCAGTTGTTGCTGTCGAAGGGCAAGGAACTGGGCGTTACGGGCGATGCGGAGACGATGCGGCGGCTGGACGACATCCGCAAGCAGAATCATCTGGACTCGATGGAAGCGCTGCAGAAGGCGGCGGAGCAGCAGGGTGTGTCGTTTGAGGATTTCAAGCAGCAGATCCGCAACCAGGTAATCAGCAATGACGTGGTGCAGCAGGAGGTGGGACGCCATCTGAACCTGACGCGAGCGGAGGAAGAGAAGTACTACAAGGAGCATGGGAAGGATTTTGAGGTGCCGGAGCAGGTGCACCTGAGCGAGATCCTGATTCCCACTCCGGACAATGCGACCGATGCGCAGGTGGCGGCAGCGCAGCAGAAGGCGGATGCGGTAGAGGCGAAGCTGAAGGGCGGCGCGAACTTCGCGGATACGGCGAAGGCTGACTCGGGCGGACCGACGGCCGCGGCGGGTGGCGACCTGGGCGACTTCAAGCGCGGAATGCTGGGCGATGTGCTGGAGAAGGCGACGTTCTCGCTGCCGGCAGGGAGCTATACGCAGCCCATCCGGACGCGACAGGGATTCGTGATTTTGAAGGTGGACAGCCATCAGCAGGCGGGGATTCCGCCGCTGGAGACTGTGGAGCGGCAGGTGGAGGAGGCGATTTACTTCCAGCAGCTGCAGCCGGCGCTGCGCGCTTACCTGACGAAGGCGCGCGAGGATGCGTACATCGACATCAAGCCGGGGTTTGTGGATTCGGGCGCGGCCAAGCAGCAGACCAAGCCTGAGTTCACCGCGTATGCTCCTCCTCCGCCGAAGAAGAAGACGGTGAAGAAGCAGCGCGTGGAGCAGGAGAAGGCTGCGAGGGCGCAGGCGGATCTGGCGGCAGCGCGTGAGAAGGAAGCTCAGAAGCAGGCAGCCAAAGCTGCGGTTGCTTCGGGTGGAAAAGCGCCGAAGAAACAGAAGATCCATCGCGAGAAGATTCGCTACGGGCAGGCGCCGGAGAAGGCGCTGCCGGGCGGCACGACGCAGACGGCGGAGGCGGGGAATGACGCTCAGCCGCTGGGGCAGACGGCGGGAGCGGCGATGGCGCCTTCCGAGTCGGTGACGACGCTGACGACGGGTACGGGTGCCGACGAGAACAGCACCGACGCGTTGGCGCCGAAGCCGGTGGCGGAGCGCAAGACGCGCTTCACGGATCGGGAAAAAGAGACGGAAGCGGCACGTGCGGAGCAGAAGGTCAGCAAGGCAGAGGTGAAAGCGTCGAAGCGGCCAGTTGCGGCGACGTCCCAGCAGACAGCTGACGAGAAGACGCGCGCGGCTCCGCTGGGCCTGAACGGGAATACAGGAAAGAAGAAAAAGGCGAAGGTAAAGCGGGTGAAGGGCGAGCCGAAGGAGCGGATGCAGGAGAAGCCGAAGCCGGTGGATACAACCCCGACCGTCGCTCCGACGGTGAACCCGGCGCTGGGCGGCACGGCGCCGGCGGCACAGGATGCGCCGGCAAACCAGGCTCCGGCGGCAGGAACGCAGGCTCCGGCTCCGGGAACGGCTACGCCCCAGTAG
- a CDS encoding HD domain-containing protein, which produces MKDFFVADAARFENQVVTTFFCLASISLRDRKGGGGQYLALTLSDKTGQFEARMWEEFANVVETCAEGCYVKVQGQISKYNGKFQITLTRMRPAAEGEIESADFVPTTQYEVPAMMAELRGYVERFANPHLRALVLRFFDDPGIGAAFQEAPAAKRLHHAWLGGLLEHVLALVRVCRATAPFYPEVDPDLLVTGAILHDIGKVRELSWRSNFNYTLEGQLVGHITIAQRMLAEAISAMDAEARERAQVNGEEPVVFPEPLRVLVEHMILAHHGKLEFGSPKLPMTPEAMLLSALDDLEAKFQTMRAEFAAARDAGRRPDEPTEWVRSMDRNLFDSRRFLESQAPSKDVISPPVQEEEPQQAEHASTPKSIEDQPFEFREI; this is translated from the coding sequence ATGAAAGACTTCTTTGTTGCCGATGCGGCGCGCTTTGAGAACCAGGTGGTCACGACCTTCTTCTGTTTGGCGTCGATTAGTTTGAGGGACCGCAAGGGCGGTGGCGGGCAGTATCTTGCGCTGACGCTGTCGGATAAGACCGGGCAGTTCGAGGCAAGGATGTGGGAGGAGTTCGCGAACGTTGTGGAGACGTGCGCGGAGGGCTGCTACGTCAAAGTGCAGGGACAGATTTCGAAGTACAACGGCAAGTTTCAGATCACGCTGACGCGGATGCGTCCGGCGGCCGAGGGCGAGATCGAATCGGCGGACTTCGTGCCGACCACGCAGTACGAGGTTCCCGCGATGATGGCGGAGCTGCGCGGGTATGTGGAGAGGTTTGCGAATCCGCATCTGCGCGCGCTGGTGCTGAGGTTCTTCGATGATCCGGGGATTGGCGCGGCGTTTCAGGAGGCGCCGGCGGCGAAGCGGCTGCATCATGCGTGGCTGGGCGGGTTGCTGGAGCATGTGCTGGCGCTGGTGCGGGTGTGTCGGGCGACTGCGCCGTTTTATCCGGAGGTCGATCCGGACCTGCTGGTGACCGGAGCGATTCTGCACGACATCGGCAAGGTGCGGGAGCTGAGCTGGCGGTCAAATTTCAACTACACGCTGGAAGGGCAGCTCGTCGGGCACATCACGATCGCGCAGCGGATGCTGGCAGAGGCAATCTCTGCGATGGATGCGGAGGCGCGTGAGCGCGCGCAGGTGAATGGCGAAGAGCCTGTGGTGTTTCCGGAGCCGCTGCGTGTGCTGGTGGAGCACATGATCCTGGCGCATCATGGCAAGCTGGAGTTCGGTTCGCCGAAGCTGCCTATGACGCCGGAGGCGATGCTGCTGAGTGCGCTGGACGATCTCGAGGCTAAGTTCCAGACGATGCGCGCGGAGTTTGCGGCGGCTCGGGACGCGGGTCGGCGGCCTGATGAGCCGACGGAGTGGGTGCGGTCGATGGACCGGAACCTGTTCGATTCGCGCAGATTTCTGGAGTCGCAGGCGCCATCGAAGGATGTGATCAGCCCGCCGGTGCAGGAGGAAGAACCGCAACAAGCAGAGCACGCCTCCACTCCGAAATCCATTGAGGATCAGCCCTTCGAGTTTCGAGAGATCTGA
- a CDS encoding glycosyl hydrolase family 28 protein produces MKWAQGRRARILFSISAVFLWVAAASAQVFDITHFGAKPNSSEPATGAFASAIAAAKAAGGGTVFVPAGHYISGPIELISHLKLEFGPGSVVEFPAQKLPLTWGRQQGVETLTPVPLIGGHDLEDVTITGTGTLVSSNADWMKLHPRKLGEANHAVSNEYATGKQMDDVGSANGPNWERLLSDLEAHKTIPRAEYEAAGEELRPSFVRLMNSKRVLIEDVHFEGSPMWTVHLLYTEWATVRNVVIETYPGVHTDGIVVDSSRFVHLTDDYIDTGDDGIVIKSGKDADGLRVNRPAEDVTITGCTVHHAHGAVTIGSETSGSVRNIVAANITAVETEAGIRIKSRRGRGGEVSDVRFSNWTMRNVGRAIEVTNFYRMEGEKPNLDEAEPVNAGTPRFRDIAINGVTVDGAKELVVIDGLPESPIDGLRLIDVVGSGQSGLVASYATDLQLSGVELNVENGVPFRFSNTRDLVLDRVTSRRHPADVQVIERR; encoded by the coding sequence ATGAAGTGGGCGCAGGGGCGGCGGGCGCGGATTCTTTTCTCGATATCCGCCGTGTTTTTGTGGGTTGCCGCAGCTTCTGCGCAGGTCTTTGACATCACTCACTTCGGAGCGAAGCCGAACTCAAGCGAGCCGGCAACGGGTGCGTTTGCGAGCGCTATTGCTGCGGCGAAAGCGGCGGGCGGAGGGACGGTCTTTGTGCCGGCAGGGCACTACATCTCCGGGCCGATCGAGTTGATCTCGCATTTGAAACTGGAGTTTGGACCGGGATCAGTGGTGGAGTTTCCGGCGCAGAAACTGCCGCTGACGTGGGGGCGGCAGCAGGGCGTGGAGACGTTGACGCCGGTGCCGCTGATTGGCGGACATGATCTCGAGGACGTGACGATCACGGGCACGGGAACGCTGGTGAGCTCGAATGCGGATTGGATGAAGCTGCATCCGCGCAAGCTGGGCGAAGCGAATCATGCGGTGAGTAATGAGTACGCGACAGGCAAGCAGATGGATGACGTCGGCTCGGCGAACGGGCCGAACTGGGAGCGGCTGCTGAGCGATCTGGAGGCGCACAAGACGATTCCTCGCGCGGAGTATGAGGCTGCGGGTGAGGAGCTGCGGCCATCGTTTGTGCGGCTGATGAACTCGAAACGTGTGCTGATCGAAGATGTGCACTTTGAGGGCTCGCCGATGTGGACGGTGCACCTGCTGTACACCGAGTGGGCGACGGTGAGGAATGTGGTGATCGAGACCTATCCGGGCGTGCACACGGACGGAATCGTTGTGGACAGCTCGCGGTTTGTGCATTTGACGGACGACTACATCGATACAGGTGATGACGGGATTGTGATCAAGTCCGGCAAGGACGCGGACGGCTTGCGCGTGAACCGACCGGCGGAGGATGTCACGATCACGGGATGCACGGTGCATCATGCGCATGGAGCGGTGACGATTGGCTCGGAGACCTCTGGATCTGTGCGGAATATTGTCGCGGCGAATATCACGGCGGTGGAGACAGAGGCCGGCATACGCATCAAGAGCCGGCGCGGGCGCGGAGGCGAGGTGTCGGATGTGCGGTTCAGTAACTGGACGATGCGGAATGTGGGGCGCGCGATAGAGGTGACGAACTTCTATCGTATGGAAGGCGAGAAGCCGAATCTGGATGAGGCCGAGCCGGTGAATGCAGGCACGCCGCGCTTTCGCGATATCGCGATCAATGGCGTGACGGTGGATGGAGCGAAGGAACTGGTGGTGATCGATGGGCTGCCGGAGAGCCCGATCGATGGACTGCGGCTGATAGATGTTGTGGGTTCGGGGCAGAGCGGACTGGTTGCGTCCTATGCGACGGACCTGCAGTTGAGCGGCGTTGAGCTGAATGTGGAGAACGGCGTGCCATTTCGCTTCAGTAATACTCGGGACCTCGTGCTGGATCGCGTGACGTCGCGGAGGCATCCGGCGGACGTGCAGGTCATTGAGCGACGCTGA
- the aroC gene encoding chorismate synthase: MLRFSTAGESHGEALVALISGLPAGIPVDQEFVNRELWRRQQGYGRGGRMRIEKDEAHILSGVRHGKTIGSPIAMTLANRDWKNWEQILPVEGGDASQHKAVASPRPGHADLAGALKYDFKDARYVLERASARESAARVACGALAKLLLRELGVQVVSHVVRVGTAQLAREVSFDEVAAIAGRDEVMLACADAESEAAMKGEVDKALRTGDTVGGVFEVIVHGLPPGIGTHVNWDERLDGLLAQALMSLQAVKAVELGRGVTAAESPGSAVHDAIAYASEGEGSGEGFTRFRRERNNAGGVEGGMSNGEDVVVRGYLKPISTLRRPLGSVSFETREATKASYERSDVCVVPAAGVAGEAMVALTIARLVLEKFGGDSLNELKRNFHGYCEQIRAF, translated from the coding sequence ATGCTTCGATTTTCTACAGCGGGTGAGAGCCATGGTGAGGCTCTGGTTGCACTGATCAGCGGATTGCCCGCGGGTATTCCGGTTGACCAGGAGTTCGTGAACCGCGAGTTGTGGCGGCGTCAGCAGGGATATGGGCGCGGCGGCCGCATGCGGATCGAGAAGGACGAAGCGCACATTCTCTCCGGCGTGCGGCATGGCAAGACGATTGGCTCACCGATTGCGATGACGCTGGCGAATCGCGACTGGAAGAACTGGGAACAGATTCTGCCGGTTGAGGGTGGCGATGCGTCGCAGCATAAGGCTGTGGCGAGCCCGCGGCCGGGGCATGCGGATCTTGCGGGTGCGCTGAAGTACGACTTTAAGGATGCGCGTTACGTGCTGGAGCGGGCGAGCGCGCGCGAGTCGGCGGCGCGAGTGGCGTGTGGCGCGCTGGCGAAGCTGCTGCTGCGGGAGCTTGGAGTGCAGGTCGTGAGCCACGTTGTTCGCGTGGGAACAGCGCAGCTTGCGCGCGAGGTTTCGTTTGATGAGGTCGCAGCGATTGCTGGCCGCGACGAGGTGATGCTCGCGTGTGCGGATGCGGAGTCCGAGGCCGCGATGAAGGGCGAGGTCGACAAGGCGCTGCGCACGGGTGATACGGTCGGCGGAGTGTTTGAGGTGATTGTGCACGGGCTGCCGCCGGGCATCGGCACGCACGTGAATTGGGATGAGCGGCTGGATGGCTTGCTGGCGCAGGCGCTGATGAGTCTGCAGGCGGTGAAGGCGGTTGAGCTTGGACGCGGAGTCACGGCAGCCGAATCGCCAGGGTCCGCGGTGCACGATGCGATTGCGTATGCGAGCGAGGGAGAGGGCTCGGGCGAGGGCTTCACGCGATTCCGCCGCGAGAGAAATAATGCTGGTGGGGTTGAGGGCGGCATGTCGAACGGCGAGGATGTCGTGGTGCGCGGCTATCTGAAGCCGATCTCGACGCTGCGTCGGCCGCTTGGCTCGGTGTCGTTTGAGACGCGCGAGGCGACGAAGGCATCGTATGAGCGGTCGGATGTTTGCGTCGTGCCGGCGGCGGGAGTTGCGGGCGAGGCCATGGTTGCGCTGACGATTGCGCGGTTGGTGCTGGAGAAGTTCGGCGGCGACAGCCTGAATGAATTGAAGCGCAACTTCCACGGATATTGCGAACAGATTCGAGCGTTTTGA